A segment of the Gemmatimonadota bacterium genome:
GTGGTGGCGGGCGGGGCGGAGATCTTCTGATGGACGGGACGTCAATGACCCCTCGTAAACCCCGCCTGGACGGCAAGGTGGCCGTCGTGACGGGCGCGGGCACGCAGAGCGACGTGGCGGGCACGGGGCAGGCGACCGCCGTGCTCCTGGCCCGGGAAGGTGCGAAGGTGCTGCTGGCGGACCGAAGCGCGGAGAACGCCGGTAGGACGCTGGCCGTCATCGAGGAAGAAGGGGGTACGGCTTCGGTCTTCGCCGGGGACGTGACCCGCTCGGACGACTGCCGAGCCATGACCGAAACCGCGGTGGAACGGTACGGCGGGCTGCACATCCTCTTCAACAACGTGGGGCTCAGCTATCCGGGTACGGTGGTGGACGTGCAAGAGGCGCACTGGGACGAGATCATGGCGGTGAACCTCAAGGCCAAGATGCTCGCAAGCCGGTTCTCCATACCGGCGATGATGGATTCCGGCGGTGGATCCATCATCAACGTGGCGTCCATCGACGGATTCCGGAGCGGATGGTCGTACAACGTCGCCTACGAGACTTCCAAGGGCGGGGTCATTGCCCTGACGATCAACATGGCGGTACAGCACGGCAGGGACGGGATCCGCGTGAACTGCATCGCCCCCGGGCACCTTCACGGGTCCTTCACCGCCGGGCTTTCGGATGCGCACCGGGAACTCCGTTGGCGTTCCACGCCGCTCGGTACCGAGGGCACGGCCTGGGACGTCGCCCACGCGGCCGTCTTCCTGGCCGGCGACGAATCCCGCTGGATCACGGGGGTTACCCTCCCGGTCGACGCGGGCTCCTCCATCGCGCTGCCCCTGTCGGTCCTTCCCAGGGACGAAGGCGGCATCCTCCCCGACGCCGAAAGTGCTCGATACTGACCCTGGAACCGTCTCCCGGTTGGATAACCCCTTGAAACGTAAAGCCGGTCCTCCCCGCTCGATCGTTGAATGGGGAGAACCGGCCTCGGGATAATTCATTGCCAATGGCGATCCGGTCGACGGGACCGCGTCAAGGCCGATGGGTCTTCATGCGGGGCTGCTTCCGGGACGCCCGGTCTTCCTCAGGAGGCGGTGGTGGTGGCTTCACGGCGCGCCGTTCGTCCTTCGGTGGCGGTGGTGGCGTCCTGTCGGGTGGACGGTCATTCTTCGGAGGGGGCGGGGCCACGATGGGCGGTTCATCCTTGGGTGTCGAAGGATTCACCGGTCGCCGGTCATCCCGACGAGGTGGTGGTTTCGCCGTCGGACGGTTATCCCGTCGAGGCGGTCGGTAGACGGTCGGCCGGTCATACGGCCGGCGGGGCCTCCGAGGCCGGTACACGGTCGGTCGGTCATAGGACGAACGGGGTTGATAGACGGTTGGCCAGTCCTGCCCTTGTCGGGTTGGTAAAACGTTTGTCAGGTCATCCGACTGCCGGATCGCGATCGCGTCGATCCTGAGCGTGTAGGCTTCGCTGCTCCGGTCCGCGTCTGTTTTCTCTCTGGAGAAAAACCGGGCCACATTTTCCAGTTCGGAATAGAGGGAGATTTCCTCTTTGGTCTCCTCCACCTTGACGATGAGCAGCCTGTTCGCCCCGATCTGCGATGCTTTCAGCCGCAACTTGTTGACTAGGCCCTCGCGCGACGTACCCGTGAGGTGCATGGCTGCGACGCGAATGTAGGAACCGGGCCCCATTTCAGACACGGTGAAGATGGTCTTAACGTCGAAGTACCCGACCGAAGGCAACGCGCCCTGGCTGTCCAGCCAGACTACCGTCGTTTCCGATCCGTCCGTCGAGCCTGAATTGCGCGAGTCGCCGGTCCCGCCCGAACCGAGCTGGCTGTAAGACGAGCATCCGGCGAAGATCATGGCAAATGCGAATACAAGACAGCGCATAATGGGCCTCCTGTCTCAGGAATCGCGGAATAGCCAGTATCGGATTCTGGGAATACTGAGAATCTGTCGCTGTTTAATTGTAATGTACTAACTATTTGATAAACTGGAAACGATTTCTGTGGGAGGCCGGATGCCCGGGGGAGGGCGTCCGTGGGCAATCGCCCATCTTC
Coding sequences within it:
- a CDS encoding SDR family oxidoreductase; this translates as MTPRKPRLDGKVAVVTGAGTQSDVAGTGQATAVLLAREGAKVLLADRSAENAGRTLAVIEEEGGTASVFAGDVTRSDDCRAMTETAVERYGGLHILFNNVGLSYPGTVVDVQEAHWDEIMAVNLKAKMLASRFSIPAMMDSGGGSIINVASIDGFRSGWSYNVAYETSKGGVIALTINMAVQHGRDGIRVNCIAPGHLHGSFTAGLSDAHRELRWRSTPLGTEGTAWDVAHAAVFLAGDESRWITGVTLPVDAGSSIALPLSVLPRDEGGILPDAESARY